The following coding sequences lie in one Spirosoma sp. KUDC1026 genomic window:
- the holB gene encoding DNA polymerase III subunit delta': MLFNEIVGQDDTKQLLLRAVQTNHLAHALLFDGPQGSANLALALALAQYVNCEDKQPDDSCGRCASCVKMQKLVHPDLHMVFPVANMAKGKTSEAYLADWRKFLLDQPYRTLSEWLETTGADNKQGNISAEEARNILQKLSLKSYEGAYKLMLIWLPELMNVTSANALLKVLEEPPAQTLFLLVTNQSDKLLITILSRTQRVAVSAFSDEEVATYLRQHQNMDETTARRLAYLADGDLSEALQRSRTETSGGESSDTHTWFAEWMRTCYRQDLISLVKQADQFDGFSKEKQKGVLEYSLRLYRDLFLWQQGASALLRLPDDELAFVKNFAKVLTIQHIERIVADLNEALYHLERNARAKMLMLDISLTFSRLIRS, encoded by the coding sequence CAGTTGCTGCTACGGGCGGTGCAGACGAACCATCTGGCCCACGCCCTGTTGTTCGACGGGCCGCAGGGCAGCGCTAATCTGGCGCTGGCGCTGGCGCTGGCCCAGTACGTCAATTGCGAAGACAAGCAGCCGGACGATTCCTGCGGTCGGTGCGCGTCCTGCGTGAAGATGCAGAAGCTCGTCCACCCCGACCTGCACATGGTTTTCCCAGTCGCCAATATGGCGAAGGGAAAAACGTCCGAAGCTTACCTCGCCGACTGGCGCAAATTCCTGCTCGACCAACCGTACCGGACTTTGTCGGAGTGGCTCGAAACAACAGGGGCCGATAATAAGCAGGGGAACATCTCAGCCGAAGAAGCCCGGAACATCCTGCAAAAGCTGTCACTGAAGTCGTACGAAGGAGCGTACAAGCTCATGCTGATCTGGTTGCCCGAGCTGATGAATGTTACGTCGGCCAACGCTCTGCTGAAAGTCCTGGAAGAGCCACCGGCACAGACGTTATTTTTGCTGGTAACGAACCAGTCAGACAAACTTCTGATCACGATTCTGTCCCGAACGCAGCGGGTAGCCGTATCGGCTTTTTCGGATGAGGAAGTCGCTACGTACCTGCGGCAGCATCAGAATATGGACGAAACCACCGCCCGGCGGCTAGCCTATCTGGCCGACGGCGATCTATCGGAAGCCCTGCAACGTAGTCGAACCGAAACCAGCGGGGGCGAAAGTTCGGATACGCACACCTGGTTTGCGGAGTGGATGCGCACCTGCTACCGGCAGGATTTGATTTCGCTCGTCAAACAGGCCGACCAGTTCGACGGTTTCAGCAAAGAGAAACAAAAGGGCGTGCTCGAGTACAGCCTTCGCCTGTACCGCGATCTGTTTTTGTGGCAGCAGGGAGCCAGTGCCCTGCTACGTCTGCCCGACGATGAACTGGCGTTCGTAAAAAACTTCGCCAAAGTATTGACCATCCAGCACATCGAGCGGATCGTGGCTGACCTGAACGAGGCCCTGTACCACCTCGAACGGAACGCCCGCGCTAAAATGCTGATGCTGGATATATCCTTGACATTTAGTCGATTGATTCGTTCCTAA